Part of the Mixophyes fleayi isolate aMixFle1 chromosome 12, aMixFle1.hap1, whole genome shotgun sequence genome is shown below.
CATTGTTATTAATCATTTTGACAGCAGGTGTTTTTGGTGGAACAGAAATGCTATtatatagattattatttttttaaataaccaacATATCATGCGGATAAGCATCAAATACGCAACAATGTATGTAtgtagtattattttttatttattattattattatttattattatttttattattataccacGTGTGCTTATTTAAGATTCCCAAATCAATGTTGCATAATAAAATAGACATGTTAATAAAATATCTGGCAATACAGAACGTGGAAATCGCTAAATAGCTAAAATATTACCAAAAGGCTAGAGCAAGGTGGTTTTTCTTTATCtaatagttacattttatttgcTGACGAAAAGAAGGCATGTGCCAATAGCTCATTTTTTCCGCCTCAGACCACTTGCAGTGATTTTTAATGTGATTGGTTGGATATTTTACATGTATGTAGTACTGaatgaaaataatgaatatatatgtTGGATTCAATCATTAACCCAACTTCAATTCCGTAAGGTTTGTTGTTTGTCTTGTACTAACAGGACAAAAATTAGGGAAATACGTCTCCATAAATCCACTGCTCTATTCCAATAACCATAACTTTGAAATAAAATAGCAGAGTGGGAACACACGAAAAACTCACCCCATATTCCGAGTATGTTACCAGGTGGTCACTAGTGGCTGGTCGGCAGAGTGTAAAATGTATCGAGTGTCTTATATGCACtaactatatataactatatatatatatatatatatatatatatatatatatatatatatatatatatatatatatatattcttatagtAGGTGtggaaatataacaaaaaaatgctCATTAAAAATGAAAAGATGCTcaccacatattttattttagcttCTTCAGTGGATCCATAGATTTGGCGCACATGCGTCCACAAGTCACCTGCGCACATAAAGACAAGCAAAGGAGGTCTAACATTGGCAATCCCTTAAATAAGtcatcatataatatataaaaacaaacttgAAAGTAAAgcgaaaaaaataatataatagcgTCTTTTTCATCATGAAATACCCACAGAACGTATAGGGCAGGCGCTCAGACACTTGGCAACTTGGCATTTGAGGCATTATCGAAGGTCCTCAAAAAGTAATGGTGTGATAGGCCTTACAGTCTTCTACTGTGAGCTGTAAGCAATTAATAATATGAGGAGTGCGACATTATGATCATCACTCCTAGATATTGTGACAGCCCCTGTGTGACCCCGTGGCCAAGGCTGTAATGCTTAGTCAGGCACTGTTCTGAGTTTGAtctcctggttttttttttgctgcgtTAAGTATGCCCCATAGGTCAGATGTCACATTCACTGTCGCTGGATGTGATGGAAATGGCAGAGGTGGCTGCTTTGCTGGACAGGCTAGCTGCAGGACTTGAGGCTGAACCCAACTGTTCCCCTCGTTCGTCTGGGCCCAATGAGCGTCCAGATCCCTGGGACAAGACCTGCTGCTGCAGCCTGACAAAACACAACAGGAGGGGACAGTCACCATAAGCCACAGAACATTTTAAGACAGGACTCTACTTGCACTTCAATGGCTTTATCTTACATAGAACCATGCTGCGTATTGTGATACAATATTGAAGTTTAGCTGATCAATAACATCCCAATAATTGACAACATACACACATTTCACCTGTGACTTCTAagacatgttaaataaatatagatgtgCATAAATTATATCAATAgaacgataaaaaaaaatctgaggaTATTCGTGAGGCATGTTACTGGGTCATGATCTTGACAGTAAACTCAGTGTATGCAAAGAGATGGCCTTGCATTTTCCTTACAACAGATATGTAGATGCTATGTGCTTCAGAAACCTTAATGTGTATGAAATAATTAGATGGCCAGCAAAACACTATAGATAAATGGATGAAATTGTCTGTATAATGTATATGTTAATGACCACCACAGTACATGTTATATGGGCTACGAGGGTATGTATAGGTAAGCAGTATTAAATGTATATGAAGAGgtgtagatatatgtgtgtgtgtgtatctctatatacatatatatatatatatatatatatatatatatatatatacgaacacacacatgtacacattgTTTCACCTACTTCTAAGACACTAGTCTAAGGCCAGATAGGTATAAAtattgaaatgaaaaataatttcttACAATATTCATAAATTAATAGGATTACAGAAAAGATTGATTCACTTATATTCCATTCACTTTAATGCAAATAGATTAGGTGCAAACACAGagcgattatttttttttacaaaaactgTATGTGACATGACAATGTatccaaaaaaaatgaaaaattcagCTGTCCAAAGGATAAATGGTCTACAAAATGGTAAATATGGAGTTGACAGCAAACCATTGGTATAGCGCATGTTCCGTGTAGTTTAGTAGAATCAGTATCTTCCAGTATCAGCTTTgcttaatatataaatagatacgTTCATATCCTTCATACTGTCAATTTACTTAGgtttgagtatatatatatatatatatatatatatatatatatatatatataaaatttgtgttttaaatatttccaGATCTGCTAATTAGATGTTAGTATTGGATATTGAGCCAAGTTAAGATACTGAACTACTTGTAATTTTATTGTGGAATTTATTCTATCCTGATGAAAGGATTATCAAACtgattataaaaatgaaaatatgtgaGAAGTGTAAGAAACAAAAACAACGtaattgcaataaataaaaataaaacacgttaaaaaaaaactatgcttCTAAAGAGAAAGAGTAGATTGAAATCTGTCTATTATATGTTCATACTGTCTTTTAAACTATCATCTAAATAATTTGAAGACCCAGGcagtatgcatatataatataaaggaaAGTAAATATTACGAagaaaatgcatagtgtttttaaatcatATCATATTGCTATTGTTTTTAAATGGAATCTGATTTTACTAATCACGTTGTGGATATAAACATGTTATTTACTGGAAGAGGggtacatttttatttccatataatatacacaataatgTGCCAACAGTGCACAACTGTGTAGTCATTTTTGTCATACCTGTTCTTGGCTGCTGCTGCTCGGTCTCTTTGCCTTCGGTTTTTGAACCAGTTTCCTACTTGTGTTGGTGTAAGTCCAGTTGCCTGGGCTAGTTCTCTCTTTTTGCTGGGGTTTGGATAAGGGTCCTGTAGATACCATTCCCTAAGCAAATGCCGTGTTCGTTCTTTAAAGCAATGTGTCTTCTGCTCTCCATCCCAAATAGTTCTGGGAAGTGGGAACTTCTTCCTTACTCTGTACTTGTCTACTGGTCCCAAGGGTCTACCCCTCAGCTTCTCTGCTTCCTGGTAGTGAGCTTCCAACCACAAAGCCTGGAGCTTGGTATGGGATTCCTTGGTGAATTTGTGGTTTTCCAAAATGTGGTACAGTTCTCTGAAGTTGCCGGTGTGAAACGCCACAATCGCCCTGGCACGGAGCACAGACTCATTTTTATTGAGGGCCTCACAGGCTGCAGGGGCCACTGGCAAAGACCAGAGAAAGCGACCTAAGCGCTCAATGTCCCCACTCTCCTCCAGGGTCTCACACACCCCAGCAACCTGCTGGGGGCTGAAGTTCAGAATAGGCAGCTGAAACATTGGCGCTGCTTTTATCGCAAGCACGACAGTGCTTGACGCAGAATCCAATATAGACCAGGAGACAACACGAAACGGCAAGGAGAACCTCCTTGGTGATGATCTCTGGATGCACTTGCTAACTCCAAGAGCCAAGCTAAGGTATCACAGTCGATCTTCTGTTAAAGGAAAGAAGCTGCCCTGAGCCAACAAACGATTTTCTATTGGACTTGGCAGATTGGCTGCTGGGTTGCCATGGGTTCTTGTCAATCAGTGTCAGCCTTTGCCAATCAAAGACAAGGAAGAGGGAGATGTTTCAGCACCTCCCAGGGCTCGACAGCGCCCAGCGTTCTGCTTTCCCATCTACTGTCCCAATGCACAGGGAATGCACATCCATGCCTGGATCATTTTATGTGATACACACGCTGCACATAGAAATGAAATTAGATATAACACCTAAAGCATTTCCCATCTGAGGAGCAACTGGCATCCAATTAGAAAGGTGACCGTGCTACTGAAAATCTACTGTAATAAAGCCTTATGTGGTACAGACAAATGCTAGCGTCATATGTGCTGTCCGTTAAATGTGCTATCAGAACCATTACTACGGTAGGCAAGCATTGAATCAATTGTATTACACCTTGCTACAAACTGAGATCTTATAGATTATTCCATGTTTATTCTATACAAGAACCGTGCACTACAATGTCAGTGTATCAGCCTACATACAATCCTATACAAATACTTTGCAAGTCTATGGTACTGCATTTGCATAGTTGCATTGGTTTAGATTTCCTTTTTACTGAAGGCACCTTCGTGTATCCTCAGCTCTGACACTTGAGTTGTTGAGCCATGTAAAATATTATCAGTTTaatgttcaaaatgtatttttcggCTGAATGGCGCAGAGTAAAACCGAGAATAGCCAGAGAGAGTGAGAAGTCATTTGTAGGtcaacatacataaaaaaaaaaatgttgcgcaGCAGGGGAAAGGAAAAATCAAAACCTTTAACCCTTCGATAAGAACAAGGAGTCTCAGCGTTTCTTTGGCAGGCAGGGGTTAAAAATAAAGCCAGGATAATTCATTTAGCACAGCGTAAAGAAGATTAGCCACATCTGAGTAAATAAAAGGGAATTACAGAGCAATTCGCCCCAATAGTGACAATGAAGATGACATTCACCATGAAAAAGTAGGAGACGtgtcttttttatttatgattggtTTTGAGACCAAACAATGTACATTAATGCAGTAAACACATATACAATATTTGTGTGCATAAGAATTAAAGTATACATGCTATCTATTTTGTGTAACACAGAAAGAATGTGAAAAGCGACCTTTCCTATACACTGCATCCAATATGCTATATCGCTTTTGCCCTTTTCAAAGCAATTGTTAAAGATTATGTCAAGAATAGTCTTTCGTATGATAGGAGCTGCATCTTCTGTTGACTTGTAACGAATATAGAAACATCTACACAATTTCTACACTCCGACCTACAAAAGGAAGGAAGGGATCTAAGCCTATTATTTGCATCCTATGTAGGCATCATGATTCTTTCTATTTCCAATGCATTATGTCAAGAATGTTCTTTATTTTTGCCTCTCAGAACGTGGCTTTTTCAGATAGACCATTGCTTATGCCACAGAAGAtatgaaaggaaaaaaacaaaacacccccTCTCTCTGGATGAAAGCAGCAATAGCAAGGAGATATGCAAGCGTCTTTTATTTAGTATCAAGAACAATTTGTCTTTTGCTCGTGAAGATTTGGTAAATAAGAAGGCAGATAGATACCGCAGATGGTTGGAGGTGTCGGGTCGGATTAGGATACGCCTCAGTACAGTGCTAAGATCATTCTGACGGAAAACCCTGATATTATTTTCACAGATCCATGCAGTtcacttgaaaaaaaaacctccGAGCCATTTACATCATTTATGGGAGGCTCACAGCTAGCGGTATGAAAATGCTTTCAATACTGCTCATTTTCATAAAATCAGACAGCAGAGCCACAAGATCCCATGCAAAACATCCGGATTTTTTAGTGGCGTTAATCAAATGTTGCAAATGTGTAAAGGTTCCCTTTTATCTTCTGAGCTGCTAGAGAGCTTTGAGACAAAATTATTTGGAAATGGAATGTGATAATTAAACAATTTGTAAAATCTGAGATGCAGCTAAACTAATCGGGAtggaattattttaaaaatgatagtATTAAACCAATATGTCTTATTAATTGAAATGAGCAATTCCCATAAATGTCTCTCAACCGGATTCCCACCATAAACTGATGCTTCCTGTAGACATTTCGCCCTTACTTAGGGgtgcacacagatatatatatatatatatatatatatatacatatatatatgtagatataaaaaaaatatgaatctgTCGCATAAAGCTGAGTCGGTACTGCATTATGCTAACCAGGCGATGCAAGCACACATCGGCATATGCCCCACTTATACATGTTTGCATAATTGTGCTGATTAAAACGCTATGTGACTTCCAAGCGTAAATTTTGTACTGCAGAATAGAGAAAACTAAAATCCTTCCGACCTCACgctattgttatttttttctgacGCTATAAACCACAGCAATGTGAAAACAAATTGCGCTTTCagcaaacacaatataaatatttgcacGGTGAGCTGATTATTACATTTTGACATTATATTAATGTCTGCTGACATCTTAGAAAAATGCATAATACAGTACACAAGGCCTCATCTGAAGACACCGATAATAATTAGATGTACAGATAAGGAAATGTCCTTCAATCTCTGCGATGATATGCTTATCAATGCACATCTGGATACTGAGAGTGTCAGTTAGGGAACTTACTATGGAATTTTACAAATATAGTtaaatgattcatttattgaaggTCAACGTTCTATAGAACGTTTGCTGGAAACAGAGATGTGCATTAGTACAGTGAGTTAAGATTGCCCCTGATGTATCCCCAGCGTTGCTGAATCGCTTGCACAGCCTGACCTAGCAACTGACACACAACAGCATTACTTATTTATGCCTGCTTATAATAGTCTGCTGCTGCATAATAGGACACGGATGATTGAGAAACATTGTATTCGTTGAAGTAGTAGTGAATCCATTGCATTGATACTATATTCTTATCTAAATCTGGACCTATTGGATTAAATCGTAATAGATCCATGGTCATCTACAATGTTGTACCAGCCTACTGCATGAATTATATTGTTGTATATGTCATGTAACCGAACAGATAGGGTTAAATATTACATTTGCTACAAGATGTGAAATCTTGTTACATAGATTAAAATATAGAATCTTAATTTGCACCTCTTTTTACAAGTCATTCTACAGTTCACAACACAAGCACATAACTATGTAGGGTACCGATATGTCTTGGGGGTTCAGTAATTATTTCATGTTACCCCATTTGATCTTTGATCAGCCGGGGAAGTGCATTACATTGATGTTGATGAGCAGGAACATTAAGACAGAATTATTGCTAAATATAGAAGTCCAAAATTATTATTACAGTTATGCTCCATCTAAGCAACTTTTCGCATAAAATACTTTTGAGGGGTACAGCTTGTATATATTATTGCAAATCTAACGTTGAATTAATGCTTATACCTCAAAAATAATAATTGGCGCTTAAGAAGTAATAAGCAAAGGTGATATTTGAAGACAAAAACGGCTAAGGTTTTATTAAAGCAGAAAAAAGCAACATATGGTTTTCCAAGTATTCTGTTCTACAAATCACAAATTTGCTATAGTAATATGCTTAGATACTTCCTGAAGGATGTTCCCTACACTAAATTGCTATTGCTCAGCACAGCTCGTGGAATCGGCTTCTAGCCTTATTCCCCATAATGTTCAATCAGTTCTTTTTAGCTACTAAAGTAGTACAGCCAATCAAGAAGCTATCTTGAGCAGTACCCCATTAGTGACACACAAGCGTTGCTTTTTAATAACTAGAGTTCATCATAGGTAACATTTCATTCTTAAATACACATGTAAACAGGCTGATGTGAATTATACAGCAATGGGATGCCATGTCAATAAAGAACCAGtattccccacaatacaatttattatataaattctgcaaattcattttattttctttcaaattCCAAAATGTCTATAAATAAGGATGGGAGACTTAAGcttcgttgcctgatcttggagtctcattccctatgagcctctgaaggtgttcctgtgtttccagctcctgctgattcctgttgttcgtttgtggtttccaaaccacttcaactctcgtgtttcatcatgactgcaccagctgattcctatccgctgcctccgtgcttctacagtttccaaaccacttcaactctcctgtgtttcatcgtgactgcaccagctgattcctatccgctgcctccgtgcttctacagtttccaaaccacttcaactctcctgtgtttcatcgtgactgcaccagttgattcctatccgctgcctccgtgcttctacagtctccaaaccacttcaactctcccgtgtttcatcgtgactgcaccagctgattcctatccgctgcctctgtgcttctacagtatacTGCTCACctcaaactctcccgtgtttcatcgtgactgcaccagctgattcctatccgctgcctccgtgtatctgcagtgtcctgctcatcgcaaccctccagtactcatcgtgtctgcagccagccgatccgctgtctccgggcttctacagcgttcctgcttgtgtcaactcgcctgtctgcatcggatcaacgctccgctgctttcatctcagctagaccgcctcaactctcccgtgttctccaggtgtccagttctatatactactgcttcctgagtattgtgtacatccctgctggtctacctagcgtgcgctgcacctacttggttaccgcttccaccctcctgggacttcgcatcctgccggcctccagccgttcaggtatccctgcacctctctctgacagcctgctctcctgaaccacggtatgcatacttctcattgactgtgctggtgtattgcatatctagctggactgagttgttctcctccggagtttcctatccactgagactattgctatcatttgactgtgttaccgtttagcctggatagttctcgtgactttgtatatttgtgcagtgctgctcagttattattattgtgtgcatatcatcgtgggatcaagttcagtgtgcccgcgtatactctgcattgcatttatctccccgtgctcctcctcacttatatatttcagtggtacaacttgctagaggcagaccactgttccctgttttctgagtcaccagtttccagtatcctttcacatagcagtggtacaacttgctaacgcagaccactgactccccggataccttcacctggattccattccttcacgcagacagcggtacaacttgctatatgcagaccgctgactctcatcacctcctcgttactcctggacattcctcctcactatagcagtggtacaacttgctatacgcagaccactgactaccctcacgtttccttgtccatccagttcctcgtgtacagttatctacctattaccagtgctgctagtcatagactttcctcgagcattctcttatcatctgctgtctcctgttccgtgatcaccccgctaccagagtaccatattaccacctatactgctctgataagtctatcatctggtgatacctgggtaaagactcctagtgcccgtgacagaaatggatatatttatcaaatgtgaatactattattttgatattggggctggagggaggcctaattttaaaacgtgggtgctatattgatttaacaccagggctggttggagttttctaactttcatgtactcttttttttccaaatagggcccccaacattccaggacaagcagcaactgatctaaagacaccagcagccacaagtggtgaaagtgacaagacaggtgggagagaccaggacagtcttccaactgCCCTAACTGCCTCACAGGTCTTATTTCCAAACCCACAATAGGTTTCATTGCAGCCCCCACGCCTATATACCTCATTGCCACCCTCCCCCacaggtctcattgcagccccccacACCCCCAATAGGTCTAATTGCAGCCCTCccttccccataggtctcattgtaaCCCCCCTCATAGCTCTAattccttccttcctttctgtGTAGGACTCATTGCAGCCCCTCCTCCCCGAAAAGCATCCTTGCAGGGCCCCCTCTTCCCTCGTAGGTCTAATTGCAGCTCCCCTCCTGCTGCATAGGTTTCATTGCACCCACCCTTCTCCCCCAAAAGTCACATTGCAGCCACCCTCTTCTCCCCCAAAGGTCACATTGCAGCcaccctcttctccctcataggtctcattgcaaccACGCTCCcccctataggtctcattgcagccaaCCTTCTGCCCCATAGGTCCCATTGCAGACCGCCCTCCCAATAGGTCTCACTACAACCTCCTCCCCTAGGTATCATTGCAGTCCATCCCTTCCCCATAGCTCTCTTTGCACTAATGTCTATCAATATATGGATATACACACACTTCACTATAGGTCTTATTGCTGTCCTCCTGCTCCACCATAGGACTAATTGCAGCTCCCTTCCTCCCCCATAGGTTTCATTGCAGCCCTCCTCCTGGTGTTTGTCCTTATGCTTTGTGACATATTAAATATATGGGCAGATGAAAAAAGTGCCAAACATCACAATAATACCTTctaaagaaataaacttattctAATTATGGCAATAGTATCACACTCAAGAAATGGTTcgttaatataaatacatttattaatacctTCTAAAGAAAGTAACTTATTCTAATTATGGCAATAGTATCACACTCAAGAAATGGTTcgttaatataaatacatttattattaaaataaacaaattctaAAAATGATATTCCATAGAAAACCATTTAGAATATATGTAAAACAGATCTATGTTAGATATGAGACCTAGAACAACTTCATTCTGGAGGAAAAAAACTATATTCGACAAGAATGCAATGAACGACTGTACAATGATTTGGAAAAGTTCCGTGTTAGATTATAAATAAATTCCTCTGTGTGTAGAAGTAAATCCAGATGTTCAATACTCCATCTTTTAAAAGCAGGTATCAATAGTGATGGTAGCAGGTTTCGATTGAAGCGCATTAGATACCTGTGTCATAAGAATGCATAGGCTGATGCGGTTCCACCCTTTGTTGCTACTGTGGAACTGAATCAGATTATACTTTCTTATAGCTATAAGAAAGGCCAGCGCTGGCAATTCTACTAGCCTGACCTCCTTGGAGTTTTGAAGGCAAGTTAATATAATTTACCGTTATAGAACTTAAACGGTTAATATCCATTTAGCGGATTTGTACTTTTCCTAGACGATGGTATAATTTAACGCCATCAGCCAGGAGAGACTGACGCAGTGAGTCTTTTTGGCCGAAGAGGCTGTCATGTTATTGACATGAAGCAATCATGTGAGTCACATGATGTGACCCTTCCATCTAATGATGCACCTCCCTGCTGCTTCAATTCTGATGATGTAAACGGATGCGATCAGCCAGATGTTTCC
Proteins encoded:
- the SIX6 gene encoding homeobox protein SIX6 codes for the protein MFQLPILNFSPQQVAGVCETLEESGDIERLGRFLWSLPVAPAACEALNKNESVLRARAIVAFHTGNFRELYHILENHKFTKESHTKLQALWLEAHYQEAEKLRGRPLGPVDKYRVRKKFPLPRTIWDGEQKTHCFKERTRHLLREWYLQDPYPNPSKKRELAQATGLTPTQVGNWFKNRRQRDRAAAAKNRLQQQVLSQGSGRSLGPDERGEQLGSASSPAASLSSKAATSAISITSSDSECDI